One window of Saccharopolyspora phatthalungensis genomic DNA carries:
- a CDS encoding VOC family protein, whose product MAVVVPGTTPPRWELYAGMPCWIELITTDLDRACEFYAGLFDWEYEPHRDPVSGEHVIALREGFPVASLRAASGDQSGWRLYLATADCAASVGQAEALGAAVTVPSNHVPRVGTKVVLMGPADAEFGLLEPEESWQFDVGLPGTLMWAELVIIKAQAADNFFQELFGYSAEQFGTEHRSDYSVWYLGDESVLARVSMIRDFITETTLPHWLLYLGVDAEVGTDELVRRAITLGGRVRVDPYDSSIGRVAVLRDPTGGRFAVVDPTQAGDFGTAANYDPYED is encoded by the coding sequence ATGGCCGTCGTGGTACCGGGAACCACCCCGCCGCGGTGGGAGCTGTACGCGGGGATGCCCTGCTGGATAGAGCTGATCACCACGGATCTGGACCGGGCCTGCGAGTTCTACGCGGGGCTGTTCGACTGGGAGTACGAGCCCCATCGCGACCCGGTCTCCGGCGAGCACGTGATCGCGCTGCGCGAGGGATTCCCGGTGGCGAGCCTGCGCGCCGCCTCCGGTGACCAGTCGGGCTGGCGGCTCTACCTGGCCACAGCGGACTGCGCGGCCTCCGTCGGGCAGGCCGAGGCGCTTGGCGCAGCGGTGACCGTGCCGAGCAACCACGTGCCCCGGGTGGGCACCAAGGTGGTGCTCATGGGACCGGCCGACGCCGAGTTCGGGCTGCTGGAGCCCGAGGAGTCCTGGCAGTTCGACGTCGGGCTGCCGGGCACCCTGATGTGGGCCGAGCTGGTCATCATCAAGGCGCAGGCCGCGGACAACTTCTTCCAGGAACTGTTCGGCTACAGCGCCGAGCAGTTCGGCACCGAACACCGCTCGGACTATTCGGTCTGGTATCTCGGCGACGAGTCGGTGCTGGCGCGGGTCAGCATGATCCGCGACTTCATCACCGAGACCACGCTGCCGCACTGGCTGCTGTATCTCGGCGTGGACGCCGAGGTCGGCACCGACGAACTCGTGCGCCGGGCGATCACCCTGGGCGGCCGCGTCCGCGTGGACCCCTACGACTCGAGCATCGGCCGGGTCGCGGTCTTGCGGGACCCCACCGGGGGCCGTTTCGCGGTCGTCGACCCCACCCAGGCCGGCGACTTCGGCACGGCGGCCAACTACGACCCCTACGAGGACTGA
- the hisG gene encoding ATP phosphoribosyltransferase, whose product MLRVAVPNKGTLAGPASEMLAEAGYRQRHEQRDLTVLDTANEVEFFFLRPKDIAIYVGSGELDLGLTGRDLARDSGAPVQERLALGFGGSTFRYAAPAGPHDWTVADLQDKRIATSYPKLVADDLARHGVTADVIRLDGAVEISIQLGVADAIADVVGSGRTLRQHGLVAFGDSICSSEAVVIERRGSDEEQAKNQLVARLQGVVFAQQYVMLDYNCPRDLLDAATKMTPGLESPTMSPLADDRWVAVRAMVSRKEAPAIMDRLAAVGAKAILSSDIRACRL is encoded by the coding sequence ATGTTGCGTGTGGCTGTGCCCAACAAGGGCACGCTGGCCGGTCCCGCATCCGAGATGCTCGCGGAAGCCGGGTACCGGCAGCGCCATGAGCAGCGGGACCTGACCGTCCTGGACACCGCCAACGAGGTCGAGTTCTTCTTCCTGCGCCCGAAGGACATCGCGATCTACGTCGGCTCCGGCGAGCTCGACCTCGGGCTCACCGGTCGCGACCTGGCCCGCGACTCCGGCGCACCGGTGCAGGAGCGGCTCGCCCTCGGCTTCGGCGGCTCCACGTTCCGCTACGCCGCGCCGGCCGGCCCGCATGACTGGACCGTGGCCGACCTGCAGGACAAACGGATCGCCACGTCCTACCCGAAACTGGTCGCCGACGACCTCGCGCGGCACGGCGTGACGGCCGATGTCATCCGGCTCGATGGCGCGGTGGAGATCTCCATCCAGCTCGGCGTCGCCGACGCCATCGCCGACGTGGTCGGCTCCGGCCGCACGCTGCGCCAGCACGGGCTGGTCGCCTTCGGCGACTCGATCTGCAGCTCCGAGGCGGTGGTGATCGAGCGGCGCGGTTCGGACGAAGAGCAGGCCAAGAACCAGCTCGTCGCCCGGCTGCAGGGCGTGGTGTTCGCCCAGCAGTACGTGATGCTGGACTACAACTGCCCGCGCGACCTGCTCGACGCCGCCACCAAGATGACCCCGGGCCTGGAGTCGCCGACCATGTCGCCGCTGGCCGACGACCGCTGGGTGGCGGTGCGCGCGATGGTCTCCCGTAAGGAGGCCCCGGCGATCATGGACCGGCTTGCCGCGGTCGGTGCCAAGGCGATCCTGTCGTCCGACATCCGTGCCTGCCGCCTCTGA
- a CDS encoding phosphoribosyl-ATP diphosphatase: MKTFDELFAELQERARTRPEGSSTVAALDAGVHAQGKKVLEEAGEVWIAAEHESDEQLAEEISQLLYRLQVIMLGRGLSLEDVYRYL, translated from the coding sequence GTGAAGACCTTCGACGAGTTGTTCGCCGAACTGCAGGAACGAGCCCGTACCCGCCCGGAGGGCTCGTCGACCGTGGCCGCGCTCGATGCCGGGGTGCACGCCCAGGGCAAGAAGGTCCTCGAAGAAGCCGGCGAAGTGTGGATCGCCGCCGAGCACGAGTCGGACGAACAGCTCGCCGAAGAGATCTCGCAGCTGCTGTACCGGCTGCAGGTCATCATGCTGGGGCGCGGACTGTCCCTTGAGGACGTCTACCGCTACCTGTGA
- a CDS encoding homoserine dehydrogenase codes for MIDVPIVLVGYGPVGQQYVELVRQHHAQWRDQYGADLRVVAVRGRSTQAEIDGVVPPREQWTPAEELAELLARAGARVLAQAVPSDGGDQPALDALQALQQGAHVVTATKSHLLTHWRQLDATARQARRSVRISGATGAAMPAGDLARSVLRGFDVRAVQGCLNGTATFVLDQLAAGHDLAAAVTEARRRGIAEADPAADLSGKDAATKLRLLAGLLWGWDVADTTVEAEPIREPLPPVADGHRLRQVAGATLDEPGLVRVELRAEPVASPLGALVGPEKAVRYDCGEAGVVAVSGGRSSPRGAALAMIKDTLGAVLEATTGFR; via the coding sequence ATGATCGACGTGCCGATCGTGCTGGTCGGCTACGGCCCGGTCGGGCAGCAGTACGTCGAACTCGTGCGGCAGCACCACGCGCAGTGGCGCGACCAGTACGGCGCCGACCTGCGTGTTGTCGCGGTCCGTGGCCGGAGCACCCAGGCCGAGATCGATGGTGTCGTGCCGCCCCGCGAGCAGTGGACACCCGCCGAAGAGCTCGCCGAACTGCTGGCCCGCGCCGGAGCCCGCGTGCTGGCGCAGGCCGTCCCGTCCGACGGCGGCGACCAACCCGCGCTGGACGCGCTGCAAGCCCTCCAGCAGGGTGCGCACGTCGTGACCGCGACCAAGTCGCACCTGCTCACCCACTGGCGGCAGCTCGACGCGACCGCTCGACAGGCCCGGCGGTCGGTGCGGATCTCCGGCGCGACCGGTGCCGCGATGCCCGCCGGTGACCTGGCCCGATCGGTGCTGCGCGGCTTCGACGTCCGCGCGGTGCAGGGCTGCCTGAACGGCACCGCCACCTTCGTCCTCGACCAGCTCGCCGCCGGGCACGACCTCGCCGCGGCGGTCACCGAAGCGCGGCGCCGCGGGATCGCCGAGGCCGACCCCGCCGCCGACCTCTCCGGCAAGGACGCCGCCACCAAACTGCGGCTGCTCGCCGGCCTGCTGTGGGGCTGGGACGTGGCGGACACCACGGTCGAGGCCGAGCCGATCCGCGAGCCGTTGCCGCCCGTCGCGGACGGGCATCGGCTCCGGCAGGTCGCCGGCGCGACGCTCGACGAGCCCGGCCTGGTGCGCGTGGAGCTGCGCGCCGAGCCGGTGGCGAGTCCGCTCGGGGCGCTGGTCGGGCCGGAGAAGGCGGTGCGCTACGACTGCGGCGAAGCCGGTGTGGTCGCCGTTTCCGGCGGCCGGTCGAGCCCGCGGGGCGCCGCGCTGGCGATGATCAAGGACACGCTGGGCGCGGTACTGGAGGCGACCACCGGGTTTCGGTGA
- a CDS encoding HAD family hydrolase, with the protein MTCDAGQNSPAAVLFDMDGTLVDSEKLWSVALDDYAKHRGGALTEATREAMVGSNMTRSMRMLLADVGIPDSDAEVDAASQWVAARMVELFELGLPWRPGGPEALRGARSLGIPTALVTSTIRSLTEKALETLGRDSFDVTVCGDEVGGNNKPHPEPYLKAARLLGVDPAECVAIEDSPTGVASAEAAGCLVIAIPCEVPLQPGPHRVLRDSLEDVDFAALGELFTRAA; encoded by the coding sequence GTGACCTGCGACGCTGGTCAGAACTCGCCCGCCGCAGTGCTGTTCGACATGGACGGCACGCTCGTCGACTCCGAGAAGCTGTGGTCCGTCGCGCTGGACGACTACGCGAAGCATCGCGGGGGCGCGCTCACCGAAGCCACCAGGGAAGCGATGGTCGGCTCCAACATGACCCGCAGCATGCGGATGTTGTTGGCGGACGTCGGAATTCCGGACAGCGACGCCGAGGTGGACGCGGCCTCGCAGTGGGTCGCGGCGCGGATGGTGGAGCTGTTCGAGCTGGGCCTGCCGTGGCGGCCGGGCGGGCCGGAAGCGCTGCGCGGGGCCCGCTCGCTGGGCATCCCCACCGCGCTGGTGACCTCCACGATCCGCTCGCTGACCGAGAAAGCGCTGGAGACCCTCGGCCGGGACTCGTTCGACGTGACGGTCTGCGGCGACGAGGTGGGCGGCAACAACAAACCCCACCCCGAGCCGTACCTGAAGGCCGCGCGGCTGCTCGGCGTGGACCCCGCGGAATGCGTCGCGATCGAGGATTCGCCGACCGGCGTGGCCTCCGCCGAGGCAGCCGGCTGCTTGGTGATCGCCATCCCGTGCGAGGTGCCGTTGCAGCCCGGCCCGCATCGAGTGCTGCGCGATTCGTTGGAGGACGTGGACTTCGCCGCGCTCGGCGAGCTGTTCACCCGGGCGGCCTGA
- a CDS encoding lysylphosphatidylglycerol synthase transmembrane domain-containing protein, whose amino-acid sequence MDSTEPSPSEGTGISPRSRLRLSIGRRPADLLQLALAGGLLTLSVLLALVSPNPVELAIYQQLGRIPAISDPLWVVLTWLGTWAGIAGVAVVALYFGWIRVALLCTASGALSWGLAQVMHHVLGLRPVVEPYIGPAGGFPFPADEVAVVAALTVVASPYLGGLARYVGWWLTALVGIAAVHLGGHLPLGVLAGALLGWGVGMLCHVVWGAPGRKVSDQVIYEELELAGLKPASIVALRHRSLAPREFGVDTEDGRTLRVKVVRRMSRRAGSWYKIKRLLTLLDVQDEPQLSTPHHEVEHEAYVTLLAERAGVRTPQVVLACDVKHAPALLVVYEVSGRRLSELRGAEIDDELLAAIWAQLAALAAARIAHHDLRAKNILVDNENRPWLLSFTFSHAGADEARCAQDLAEALISLASVVGTERTVSTAIRALPREQLAAALRNLIPLALPRRIRNQAERRRYLLAELRETLADGLGLPIPGFRSPVRPITVIGLLLIGAAVYLLLPELSSMGEVLTAVQHANWVWLAVVVFTGFLAILLSSISVQGSSRIPLPFWRTFLVQLAAAFTGRTTPGGAGFFGINVVYMERLGLRRPLAVGVTLLNQAGTGAVAFVVAVIGAFGAGMSGTFTTLSIPTGWPVVVGAIAVVVVGAVVVGSPWGRRRIVRPAGEVGRELLDTLRHPVRAVQLFGGAFGYLVVSGLGLAASLAAFHTEFSWTAVTVVFIVGSTLGHLVPSPGGLGAVEAALLAGLGAMGVPATAAVTAVLVSRLLTYWLPVLPGIAVFRYLQHRGVI is encoded by the coding sequence GTGGACAGCACTGAACCGTCACCGAGCGAGGGGACCGGGATATCCCCGAGGTCCCGGCTGCGGTTGTCGATCGGGCGGCGGCCCGCGGACCTCCTCCAGCTGGCCTTGGCCGGTGGGCTGCTCACGCTGAGCGTGTTGCTGGCGCTGGTGTCGCCCAACCCCGTCGAGCTGGCGATCTACCAGCAGCTGGGGCGGATCCCGGCGATCTCCGACCCGCTGTGGGTGGTGCTGACCTGGCTCGGGACCTGGGCCGGGATCGCCGGAGTGGCCGTGGTGGCGCTGTACTTCGGCTGGATCCGGGTGGCGCTGCTGTGCACGGCGTCGGGCGCGTTGTCCTGGGGCTTGGCGCAGGTCATGCATCACGTGCTGGGGCTTCGTCCGGTGGTCGAGCCCTACATCGGACCGGCGGGCGGGTTTCCGTTCCCCGCCGATGAAGTGGCCGTCGTGGCGGCGTTGACCGTGGTCGCCTCGCCCTACTTGGGCGGCCTGGCGCGCTATGTCGGGTGGTGGTTGACCGCGCTGGTCGGCATCGCCGCGGTCCACCTGGGCGGGCACCTGCCGTTGGGCGTCCTCGCTGGCGCGCTGCTGGGATGGGGCGTCGGAATGCTCTGCCACGTCGTCTGGGGCGCACCCGGGCGCAAGGTGTCCGACCAGGTGATCTACGAGGAGCTGGAGCTGGCCGGGCTGAAGCCGGCCTCGATCGTCGCGTTGCGGCACCGGTCGCTGGCGCCGCGCGAGTTCGGGGTGGACACCGAGGACGGGCGGACGCTGCGGGTCAAGGTGGTGCGCCGGATGAGCCGGCGGGCGGGGTCCTGGTACAAGATCAAGCGGCTGCTCACGCTGCTCGACGTGCAGGACGAGCCGCAGCTGTCGACCCCGCACCACGAGGTGGAGCACGAGGCATACGTGACCCTGCTCGCCGAACGCGCCGGGGTGCGCACCCCGCAGGTAGTGCTGGCCTGCGACGTCAAGCACGCGCCTGCGCTCCTGGTGGTGTACGAAGTGTCCGGGCGCCGGCTGTCGGAGCTGCGGGGCGCCGAGATCGACGACGAGTTGCTGGCCGCGATCTGGGCGCAGCTGGCGGCGCTGGCCGCGGCCCGCATCGCCCACCACGACCTGCGCGCGAAGAACATCCTGGTGGATAACGAGAACCGCCCCTGGCTGCTGAGCTTCACGTTCAGCCACGCGGGCGCCGACGAGGCGCGTTGCGCCCAGGACCTGGCCGAGGCGCTGATTTCGCTGGCGTCGGTCGTCGGCACCGAGCGGACAGTGTCCACCGCCATCCGCGCGTTGCCGCGCGAGCAACTCGCGGCCGCGCTGCGCAACCTGATCCCGCTGGCCCTGCCGCGCCGCATCCGGAATCAGGCCGAGCGCAGGCGCTACCTGCTGGCCGAGCTGCGCGAGACGCTGGCCGACGGTCTCGGCCTGCCGATTCCGGGTTTCCGCTCGCCGGTCCGCCCGATCACCGTGATCGGCCTGCTGCTCATCGGTGCTGCGGTGTACCTGCTGCTCCCGGAGCTGTCCAGCATGGGCGAGGTGCTGACGGCGGTGCAGCACGCCAACTGGGTTTGGCTGGCGGTCGTCGTGTTTACCGGCTTCTTGGCCATCCTGCTGTCGTCGATCTCCGTGCAGGGCTCCAGCCGGATCCCGTTGCCATTCTGGCGCACGTTCCTCGTGCAGCTGGCCGCCGCGTTCACCGGTCGCACCACGCCCGGCGGAGCCGGGTTCTTCGGCATCAACGTGGTGTACATGGAGCGCCTTGGGCTGCGTCGGCCGCTGGCGGTCGGGGTGACGCTGCTGAACCAGGCGGGCACCGGGGCGGTGGCGTTCGTCGTGGCCGTGATCGGCGCATTCGGCGCGGGCATGTCGGGAACGTTCACCACCCTGTCGATCCCGACCGGCTGGCCGGTCGTGGTGGGCGCTATCGCGGTGGTCGTCGTGGGTGCGGTGGTGGTCGGCTCGCCGTGGGGCCGGCGCCGGATCGTCCGGCCGGCGGGCGAGGTCGGCCGCGAACTGCTCGACACGCTGCGTCACCCGGTCCGCGCCGTCCAGCTGTTCGGCGGCGCGTTCGGCTATCTCGTCGTGTCGGGCCTCGGCCTGGCCGCCTCGCTGGCCGCGTTCCACACGGAGTTCTCCTGGACGGCCGTGACGGTCGTGTTCATCGTCGGAAGCACCTTGGGCCATCTCGTGCCGTCGCCCGGCGGACTCGGCGCCGTGGAGGCCGCGCTGCTGGCGGGCCTCGGCGCCATGGGCGTGCCGGCGACCGCGGCCGTGACGGCAGTGCTGGTCTCCCGCCTGCTGACCTACTGGCTCCCGGTCCTGCCCGGCATCGCGGTGTTCCGCTACCTACAGCACCGAGGCGTGATCTAG
- a CDS encoding PAC2 family protein, with amino-acid sequence MTDRDAHTTEQPREELPELTDPIVVSAFEGWNDAGDAASSAIEHLQLIWDATPLGEVDPDPYYDFQVTRPTVKLVDGITRKVTWPTTRLTVCRPPGCDHDVVLVHGIEPNMRWRAFCTELVEQIERLGARTVVTLGALLADAPHTRPVPVSGAAYDTDSAARYGLERSRYEGPTGIVGVFQDACVQAGIPAISFWAAVPHYVSQPPSPKATLALLHRVEDALDVEVPLGNLPEQAEEWEQTVSEMAEEDEDVRNYVRALEERGDAEVKLTEASGDAIAAEFERYLRRRGPGGKGPLGPGPG; translated from the coding sequence GTGACCGATCGCGACGCACACACCACTGAACAACCTCGCGAGGAACTGCCCGAACTGACCGATCCGATCGTGGTCAGCGCATTCGAGGGCTGGAATGACGCCGGGGACGCCGCCAGCTCCGCGATCGAGCACCTGCAGCTCATCTGGGATGCGACGCCGTTGGGCGAGGTCGACCCGGACCCGTACTACGACTTCCAGGTCACCCGCCCCACGGTCAAGCTGGTGGACGGCATCACCCGCAAGGTCACCTGGCCGACCACTCGGTTGACGGTCTGCCGCCCGCCCGGCTGCGATCATGATGTGGTGCTGGTGCATGGAATCGAGCCGAACATGCGCTGGCGGGCGTTCTGCACCGAACTCGTCGAGCAGATCGAGCGGCTCGGGGCCCGTACCGTGGTCACGCTCGGTGCGCTGCTCGCGGACGCGCCGCATACCCGGCCGGTGCCGGTCAGCGGCGCGGCTTACGACACCGACTCCGCCGCCCGGTACGGCCTGGAGCGCTCCCGCTACGAGGGCCCGACCGGCATCGTCGGGGTGTTCCAGGACGCCTGTGTGCAGGCCGGGATTCCGGCGATCTCGTTCTGGGCGGCGGTGCCGCACTACGTGTCGCAGCCGCCGTCGCCGAAGGCGACGCTGGCGCTGCTGCACCGGGTCGAGGACGCGCTCGACGTCGAGGTACCGCTGGGCAACCTGCCCGAGCAGGCCGAGGAGTGGGAGCAGACCGTCAGCGAGATGGCGGAAGAGGACGAGGACGTCCGCAACTACGTTCGCGCCCTGGAGGAGCGCGGGGACGCGGAGGTGAAGCTGACCGAGGCCAGCGGCGACGCCATCGCGGCGGAGTTCGAGCGCTACTTGCGGCGCCGCGGCCCCGGTGGCAAGGGCCCGCTGGGCCCCGGCCCCGGCTGA
- the mshC gene encoding cysteine--1-D-myo-inosityl 2-amino-2-deoxy-alpha-D-glucopyranoside ligase, giving the protein MQPWSSVPVPQVPGTPCPLHLFDTAAGEIRPTEPGPVARMYVCGITPYDATHLGHAATYLAFDLVHRVWLDNGHQVHYVQNVTDIDDPLLERAERDREDWIVLAMRETALFREDMEALRVVPPADFIGAVESIPEIVEAVGKLLSSGAAYRVNDQYPDIYFRHQFTGRFGYESNYDETTMRAFFAERGGDPDRPGKEHPLDALVWRAARDGEPSWDSELGAGRPGWHLECSVIALNWLGLGFDVQGGGSDLIFPHHEFSAAHAESLTGEFPFAKHYVHAGMIGLDGEKMSKSKGNLVFVSRLRGDRVDPMAIRLALLDGHYRTDRSWTADALTGGTARLARWREAVALEAAPAAEPTVARLRERLADDLDTQQALRAVDAWADEALAGGGSDRNAPRLIRTAVDALLGVEL; this is encoded by the coding sequence ATGCAACCCTGGTCATCGGTTCCCGTGCCTCAGGTGCCGGGCACGCCATGCCCCCTGCACCTCTTCGACACCGCCGCCGGTGAGATCAGGCCCACTGAACCTGGGCCCGTCGCGCGGATGTACGTCTGCGGCATCACCCCGTACGACGCGACGCATCTCGGCCATGCCGCGACCTACCTGGCATTCGACCTGGTCCACCGGGTCTGGCTGGACAACGGTCACCAGGTGCACTACGTGCAGAACGTCACCGACATCGACGATCCGCTGCTGGAGCGCGCCGAACGCGACCGCGAAGACTGGATCGTGCTCGCGATGCGCGAGACCGCGCTGTTCCGCGAGGACATGGAGGCGCTGCGGGTGGTACCGCCGGCCGACTTCATCGGCGCGGTCGAGTCGATCCCGGAGATCGTCGAGGCGGTCGGCAAACTGCTGTCCTCCGGCGCGGCCTACCGGGTCAACGACCAGTACCCGGACATCTACTTCCGGCACCAGTTCACCGGCCGCTTCGGCTACGAGTCCAACTACGACGAGACGACCATGCGCGCCTTTTTCGCCGAGCGCGGCGGCGACCCGGACCGGCCCGGCAAGGAGCACCCGCTGGACGCGCTGGTGTGGCGGGCGGCCCGCGACGGCGAGCCGTCCTGGGACTCCGAGCTCGGCGCCGGCCGACCGGGCTGGCACCTGGAATGTTCGGTGATCGCGCTGAACTGGCTCGGGCTCGGCTTCGACGTCCAGGGCGGCGGGTCGGACCTGATCTTCCCGCACCACGAGTTCAGCGCCGCGCACGCCGAGTCGCTCACCGGCGAGTTCCCGTTCGCCAAGCACTACGTGCACGCCGGGATGATCGGGCTGGACGGCGAGAAGATGTCCAAGTCCAAGGGCAACCTGGTGTTCGTGTCCCGGCTGCGCGGCGACCGGGTGGACCCGATGGCGATCCGGCTGGCCCTGCTGGACGGCCACTACCGCACCGACCGGTCGTGGACGGCGGACGCACTGACCGGCGGCACCGCGCGCCTGGCGCGGTGGCGGGAGGCCGTGGCGCTGGAGGCGGCTCCGGCGGCGGAACCGACGGTCGCGCGGCTGCGCGAGCGGCTGGCCGACGACCTGGACACCCAGCAGGCGTTACGCGCGGTCGACGCCTGGGCCGACGAAGCGCTTGCCGGCGGTGGCTCCGACCGGAACGCGCCGCGGCTGATCCGCACCGCCGTCGACGCGCTCCTCGGCGTCGAGCTCTAG
- a CDS encoding quaternary amine ABC transporter ATP-binding protein: MERLYKIFGPQPTELVRRLEAGADQEEIKAASSTAAVVDASFDVQEGETFVVMGLSGSGKSTLIRMLNGLLTPTAGRVFVDDEDITKMSAGALRTMRQQKMSMVFQHFALFPHRTVLDNAGYGLQIKGAGKSEITEKAREALSLVGLEGWEERYPQQLSGGMRQRVGLARALAAHTDVLLMDEAFSALDPLIKREMQDQLLNLNAKLGKTIIFITHDLNEAMRLGDRIAMMRAGEIVQIGTAEQILNEPADDYVASFVQDVDRSRVLSAASIAEPPETLLSASASPDEALALMRQQHTDRLFVADGGQRLLGELSAAAAEQAHQDGRSDVRSVLAPVTDPVAGTTPMKALLSRMSTEAVPTPVVDEQQRLLGVITPVAVFQALCQEVPAAEGGDGADAAAIKEASASDV, from the coding sequence GTGGAGCGGCTCTACAAGATCTTCGGGCCACAGCCGACGGAGCTGGTTCGCCGACTGGAGGCCGGAGCCGACCAGGAAGAGATAAAGGCCGCAAGCTCCACCGCCGCAGTGGTGGACGCATCGTTCGACGTCCAGGAAGGCGAGACCTTCGTTGTCATGGGGTTGTCCGGTTCGGGCAAGTCGACACTGATCCGCATGCTCAACGGGCTGCTCACACCCACCGCCGGCCGGGTGTTCGTCGATGACGAGGACATCACCAAGATGTCCGCCGGGGCGCTGCGCACGATGCGCCAGCAGAAGATGAGCATGGTGTTCCAGCACTTCGCCCTGTTCCCGCACCGCACGGTGCTGGACAACGCCGGTTATGGGCTGCAGATCAAGGGCGCGGGCAAGTCGGAGATCACCGAGAAGGCGCGCGAGGCGCTGAGCTTGGTCGGCCTGGAGGGCTGGGAGGAGCGCTACCCCCAGCAGCTCTCCGGCGGCATGCGGCAACGTGTCGGGCTCGCCCGAGCCCTGGCAGCGCACACCGACGTGCTGCTGATGGACGAGGCGTTCAGCGCGTTAGACCCGCTGATCAAGCGCGAGATGCAGGACCAACTGCTGAACCTCAACGCCAAGCTCGGCAAGACAATCATCTTCATCACGCACGACCTTAACGAGGCGATGCGGCTCGGCGACCGCATCGCCATGATGCGCGCGGGCGAGATCGTCCAGATCGGCACCGCCGAACAGATCCTCAACGAACCCGCCGACGATTACGTCGCCTCGTTCGTCCAGGACGTCGACCGCAGCCGGGTGCTCAGCGCGGCGTCCATCGCCGAGCCGCCGGAGACGCTGCTGTCAGCCAGCGCCAGCCCGGATGAGGCGTTGGCACTGATGCGCCAGCAGCACACCGACCGCCTCTTCGTTGCCGACGGCGGCCAGCGGCTGCTGGGCGAGCTCAGCGCCGCGGCGGCCGAGCAGGCCCACCAGGACGGCCGGAGCGACGTGCGGTCGGTGCTGGCTCCGGTCACGGATCCGGTCGCCGGGACGACGCCGATGAAGGCGCTGCTCTCCCGAATGAGCACCGAAGCGGTGCCGACGCCGGTCGTCGACGAACAGCAACGGCTGCTCGGCGTGATCACGCCGGTGGCGGTGTTCCAGGCGTTATGCCAGGAGGTACCGGCCGCCGAGGGCGGAGACGGGGCCGACGCGGCCGCGATCAAGGAGGCGAGTGCTTCCGATGTCTAA
- a CDS encoding ABC transporter permease, whose translation MSNGVLLSQFELPRVPVGDWFEALVNWLNNNIGPLFDLINLVLSSAVSGLTYALTFLPQLIMVLVFSALALWLRSWRFALFSLIGFGLIASMREFDRAMQTLSLVLVASIIAVLIAIPVGILAARNQRVSMVVRPVLDLMQTMPAFVYLIPVIFFFNIGEVPGVVATVIFALPPGVRLTELGIRHVDKEVVEAGEAFGAPNRKILTGIQLPLATPSIMAGINQVIMLSLSMVVIAGMVGAQGLGTDIYQAVTRVQLSLGFEAGLSVVILAVYLDRITAVLSDRSPVARAERKAARTG comes from the coding sequence ATGTCTAATGGTGTTCTCCTCTCCCAGTTCGAGTTACCGCGGGTTCCGGTGGGCGACTGGTTCGAGGCGTTGGTCAACTGGCTGAACAACAACATCGGTCCGTTGTTCGACCTCATCAACCTGGTGCTGAGTTCGGCGGTGTCGGGCCTGACCTACGCGTTGACCTTCCTGCCCCAGCTGATCATGGTGCTGGTGTTCAGCGCGCTGGCGCTGTGGCTGCGCAGCTGGCGATTCGCGCTGTTCAGCCTGATCGGTTTCGGGCTGATCGCCAGCATGCGGGAATTCGACCGCGCGATGCAGACCCTGTCGCTGGTGCTGGTGGCCAGCATCATCGCGGTGCTGATCGCCATCCCGGTGGGGATCCTGGCGGCCCGCAACCAGCGGGTCAGCATGGTCGTGCGACCGGTGCTGGACCTGATGCAGACGATGCCGGCCTTCGTTTACCTGATCCCGGTCATCTTCTTCTTCAACATCGGTGAGGTGCCGGGCGTCGTGGCGACCGTGATCTTCGCGCTCCCGCCGGGAGTTCGGCTCACCGAGCTGGGGATCCGGCACGTGGACAAGGAGGTCGTCGAGGCCGGGGAGGCGTTCGGCGCGCCGAACCGCAAGATCCTCACCGGCATCCAGCTGCCGCTCGCGACACCGTCGATCATGGCGGGCATCAACCAGGTGATCATGCTGTCGCTGTCGATGGTGGTCATCGCGGGCATGGTCGGCGCCCAGGGGCTGGGCACCGACATCTACCAGGCGGTCACCCGGGTCCAGCTGAGCCTGGGCTTCGAGGCCGGCCTGTCGGTGGTGATCCTCGCGGTCTACCTGGACCGGATCACCGCCGTGTTGTCGGACCGCTCGCCCGTCGCGCGGGCGGAGCGCAAGGCGGCCAGGACCGGGTGA